From the Anolis sagrei isolate rAnoSag1 chromosome 12, rAnoSag1.mat, whole genome shotgun sequence genome, one window contains:
- the LOC132764589 gene encoding uncharacterized protein has product MMVCPPPPPPPPPLDPPPMQQPELCPPELCPPELCPPELWPPPLPPPQIMMVFPPDPPLLPPPLDPPPMDFIPPDPPPPPPPPPPPPLDPPPMIFTPSDPPPPPDPPPIPELDPPLLPPEMIFTPPEPPPPPPPPPPPLDPPQMIFTPPDPPPPPDPPPIPLPDPPLLPPEMIFTPPEPPPPPPPPQQLQPPPPPPLDPPPMILAPPDPPPPPEPPPIPLPDPPLLPPEMTFTPPEPPPPPPPPPPPPLDPPQMILTPPDPPPPLDPPPIPLPPPPPPPPLDPPQMILTPPDPPPPLDPPPIPLPPPPPPPPPPQPQPPPPLDPPAIIFMPPDPPPPPPPLHGIFCCIPPPDPPPDPPPIQQPEDCPPLPPPPDDIMTWPDPPPEPPPPPPPPQEHCPPPLLPPDETMMIFCPPLPPLPLLPPPPQHVDPRDCWPEEPLLEEQQQDDDDDDEDLPPLLLPQHERPPPPLPPPPPQQPLLCLCCPLIFSMLSRRSSSLFCPPFGGLVLKSKREQNNHYWSNVGLNFDSF; this is encoded by the coding sequence ATGATGGTttgtccaccaccaccaccacctccacctccactggATCCTCCTCCCATGCAGCAGCCAGAACTCTGCCCCCCAGAACTCTGCCCCCCAGAACTCTGCCCCCCAGAACTCTGGCCTCCACCACTGCCTCCACCACAAATTATGATGGTTTTTCCACCTGATCCACCACTACTCCCACCTCCACTGGATCCACCACCCATGGATTTCATTCCTCCtgatcctccacctcctcctcctccaccaccaccaccaccactagaTCCCCCACCAATGATCTTTACACCATCagatcctcctccaccacctgaTCCTCCTCCCATACCAGAGCTAGATCCTCCACTGCTTCCACCAGAAATGATCTTTACTCCACCGGAgccacctccccctccccctccaccaccaccaccactagaTCCCCCACAAATGATCTTTACACCACCagatcctcctccaccacctgaTCCTCCTCCCATACCACTGCCAGATCCTCCACTGCTTCCACCTGAAATGATCTTTACTCCACCAGAgccacctccccctcctcctccaccacaacAACTACaaccacccccaccaccaccactagaTCCCCCACCAATGATCTTAGCACCGCCTGATCCACCTCCACCACCTGAGCCTCCTCCCATACCACTGCCAGATCCTCCACTGCTTCCACCTGAAATGACCTTTACTCCACCGGAGCCacctcccccccctcctcctcctccaccaccaccactagaTCCCCCACAAATGATCTTAACACCACCTGATCCTCCTCCACCACTTGATCCTCCTCCAATACCActgccacctcctccaccaccaccaccactagaTCCCCCACAAATGATCTTAACACCACCTGATCCTCCTCCACCACTTGATCCTCCTCCCATACCACTaccacctccccctcctcctcctcctccaccacaaccacaaccaccaccaccactagaTCCCCCAGCAATTATTTTCATGCCACCTGATCCACCCCCACCGCCCCCTCCACTGCATGGCATCTTTTGCTGCATTCCACCCCCAGATCCCCCACCAGACCCTCCTCCCATACAGCAACCAGAAGACTGTCCACCACTGCCGCCGCCTCCAGATGATATAATGACTTGGCCAGATCCACCGCCTGagccaccgcctcctcctcctcctccacaggAGCACTGTCCACCTCCACTGCTGCCACCTGATGAGACAATGATGATCTTTTGTCCTCCACTTCCACCACTGCCACTGCTTCCACCTCCACCGCAGCACGTGGATCCTCGCGACTGTTGGCCAGAGGAGCCTCTGCTAGAAGAACAGcaacaggatgatgatgatgatgatgaagatctTCCTCCACTACTTCTACCACAGCATGAACGGCCACCTCCGCcactgccaccaccaccaccacaacagccACTGCTCTGCCTTTGCTGCCCACTCATTTTTTCTATGTTGAGTAGAAGAAGCTcttctcttttttgccctcctTTTGGTGGTTTGGTTCTGAAAAGTAAGAGAGAACAAAACAATCATTACTGGTCCAACGTTGGCCTAAATTTTGACTCATTTTGA